In Mugil cephalus isolate CIBA_MC_2020 chromosome 20, CIBA_Mcephalus_1.1, whole genome shotgun sequence, the following are encoded in one genomic region:
- the axin1 gene encoding axin-1 isoform X2 — protein MDAGTMSIGDKRDYLTDLGGSFTEDAPRPPVPGEEGELVCSDGRQHGNLGFSSKSEGLKCEASGATPRRPDLDLGYEPEGSASPTPPYLKWAESLHSLLDDQDGILLFRTFLKQEECADMLDFWFACSGFRKLEASEGNEEKKVKLAKAIYKKYILDNNGIVSRQIKPATKSFIKDCVMKLHIDPAMFDQAQTEIQTMMEENTYPLFLKSDIYLEYTRTGGESPKLCSDQSSVPGDGKGLSGYLPTLNEYEEWRCDQAPEEQPECDPTPSSRLTQKLLMERVAGSARFQDSHEYRHAACREPINPFYVNAGHVMAPATSANDSEQQSLSSDADTLSLTDSSIDGVPPYRYRKQHRREMHESAKENERVALPHIPRTNRIPKDIHVEPDRFAAELIRRLEGVLREREAQEKLEERLQRVRLEEEGDEAILSTATSFSSHRFPSGAYSQNYSSRYADITYSGPFLRDAHEENPESILDDHVQRVMKTPGCQSPGTGRHSPKSRSPDGSSGVKGTSLSGQGKHSSRHGLKGETSHLHHHKHVHHVHHAGVGKPREQAEAEAATRVHSGFPWSMESSHYGSKSRSYADGMGSNPMEQAGYSKSGPQCKRAFKKGEEGRPYDMPGPAEEMEKKQKILLWLMEGQKEMVQHKKSPYGSIAGSKRTTGLSPADRPGSIQPCIGDQLRNNVQPSHPFIQDPTMPPNPAPSPLIQLEEVCRRLEEEKIKSGTFQPKQRHKSTKKQPCENITVAYYFCEELIPYRTSIRGRVVTLGQFKELLTKKGNYRYYFKKVSDEFDCGVVFEEVREDDAILPIFEEKIIGKVEKVD, from the exons ATGGATGCTGGGACTATGAGCATCGGCGACAAAAGGGACTACCTAACAGACCTGGGTGGGAGCTTCACTGAGGATGCTCCCAGGCCTCCAGTCCCGGGGGAAGAAGGGGAGCTGGTGTGCAGCGATGGTCGCCAGCACGGCAACCTCGGCTTCTCCTCGAAGAGCGAGGGCCTCAAATGCGAGGCGTCGGGGGCCACGCCGAGGCGGCCCGACTTGGACCTGGGTTACGAGCCCGAGGGCAGCGCTTCCCCAACGCCGCCCTACTTGAAGTGGGCCGAGTCCCTCCACTCCCTACTGGATGACCAGGACGGCATCCTCCTTTTCAGGACGTTCCTCAAGCAGGAGGAGTGCGCGGATATGTTGGACTTCTGGTTCGCGTGCAGCGGCTTCCGCAAACTCGAAGCGAGCGAAGGCAACgaggagaagaaagtgaaaCTGGCGAAAGCTATCTATAAGAAATACATCCTGGACAACAATGGGATTGTCTCCAGGCAAATCAAACCAGCTACCAAGTCCTTCATCAAAGACTGTGTGATGAAGCTTCACATTGATCCCGCGATGTTTGACCAGGCTCAGACTGAGATACAGACAATGATGGAGGAAAACACCTATCCTTTATTCCTCAAGTCTGACATATATTTAGAATACACGCGTACGGGCGGAGAGAGCCCTAAGCTGTGCAGCGATCAGAGCTCTGTTCCCGGGGATGGAAAGGGACTGTCGGGTTATTTGCCCACTTTAAACGAATATGAGGAATGGAGGTGTGACCAAGCGCCGGAGGAGCAGCCTGAGTGTGACCCCACACCAAGCAGCCGGCTTACTCAGAAGCTGTTAATGGAGCGAGTTGCCGGCAGCGCAAGATTCCAGGACAGTCACGAGTACAG GCACGCGGCGTGTCGGGAGCCCATCAACCCGTTCTATGTCAACGCTGGTCACGTCATGGCTCCTGCCACCAGCGCCAACGATAGCGAGCAGCAGAGTCTGTCCAGTGACGCTGACACACTGTCCCTCACTGACAGCAgcat AGATGGGGTTCCACCCTACAGATACCGCAAACAGCATCGCCGGGAGATGCACGAAAGTGCCAAAGAAAATGAGCGAGTGGCACTACCTCATATACCA CGCACCAACCGGATTCCAAAGGATATACACGTGGAGCCGGACAGGTTTGCTGCAGAGCTGATCAGGAGGCTGGAGGGCGTgctgagggagagggaggctcaggagaagctggaggagcgACTGCAGAGAGTACGACTG gaagaggaaggcgATGAAGCGATCCTGTCCACGGCCACATCATTCTCCAGCCACAGATTCCCCTCTGGTGCTTATTCGCAGAACTACAGCTCTCGCTACGCCGACATCACCTACAGCGGCCCTTTCCTCAGAGACGCCCACGAGGAGAACCCGGAGAGCATCTTGGACGACCACGTCCAGCGGGTCATGAAGACTCCCGGCTGCCAGTCGCCGGGAACCGGCCGCCACTCCCCCAAGTCGCGCTCGCCGGACGGTTCCTCGGGCGTCAAGGGGACGTCGCTGTCGGGCCAGGGGAAGCATTCGTCCAGGCACGGGTTGAAGGGCGAGACCAGCCACCTGCACCACCACAAACATGTGCATCACGTCCACCACGCGGGCGTAGGGAAGCCCAGAGAGCAGGCGGAGGCTGAGGCCGCCACTCGTGTCCACAGCGGCTTTCCCTGGAGCATGGAGTCAAGTCATTATGGCTCAAAGTCTCGCAGCTACGCAGATGGCATGGGATCCAACCCCATGGAGCAGGCAGGGTATAG CAAAAGTGGCCCACAGTGCAAAAGAGCGTTCAAGAAAGGTGAGGAAGGGCGGCCGTATGACATGCCAGGGCCggcagaggagatggagaaaaagcagaagatCCTTTTGTGGCTGAtggaaggacagaaagagaTGGTTCAACACAAGAAGAGCCCGTACGG AAGCATCGCTGGATCCAAGAGGACTACGGGCCTCAGCCCGGCAGACCGACCCGGGTCGATCCAGCCGTGCATCGGCGACCAACTGCGGAACAACGTGCAGCCGTCCCACCCCTTCATCCAGGATCCCACCATGCCCCCTAACCCGGCTCCCAGCCCCCTCATCCAGCTGGAGGAGGTCTGCCgacggctggaggaggagaagattaAGTCTGGAACGTTCCAGCCCAAGCAAAG ACATAAAAGCACTAAAAAGCAGCCGTGTGAAAACATTACCGTGGCCTACTACTTCTGTGAGGAGCTGATACCGTACAGGACGTCCATCAGAGGGAGGGTTGTCACGCTGGGCCAGTTCAAAGAACTCCTAACAAAGAAAGGGAATTACAG GTATTATTTCAAGAAGGTCAGTGACGAGTTTGACTGTGGGGTGGTGTTTGAAGAGGTACGTGAAGATGATGCCATTTTGCCAATTTTTGAGGAGAAGATTATCGGGAAAGTCGAAAAAGTTGATTAA
- the axin1 gene encoding axin-1 isoform X1: protein MDAGTMSIGDKRDYLTDLGGSFTEDAPRPPVPGEEGELVCSDGRQHGNLGFSSKSEGLKCEASGATPRRPDLDLGYEPEGSASPTPPYLKWAESLHSLLDDQDGILLFRTFLKQEECADMLDFWFACSGFRKLEASEGNEEKKVKLAKAIYKKYILDNNGIVSRQIKPATKSFIKDCVMKLHIDPAMFDQAQTEIQTMMEENTYPLFLKSDIYLEYTRTGGESPKLCSDQSSVPGDGKGLSGYLPTLNEYEEWRCDQAPEEQPECDPTPSSRLTQKLLMERVAGSARFQDSHEYRHAACREPINPFYVNAGHVMAPATSANDSEQQSLSSDADTLSLTDSSIDGVPPYRYRKQHRREMHESAKENERVALPHIPRTNRIPKDIHVEPDRFAAELIRRLEGVLREREAQEKLEERLQRVRLEEEGDEAILSTATSFSSHRFPSGAYSQNYSSRYADITYSGPFLRDAHEENPESILDDHVQRVMKTPGCQSPGTGRHSPKSRSPDGSSGVKGTSLSGQGKHSSRHGLKGETSHLHHHKHVHHVHHAGVGKPREQAEAEAATRVHSGFPWSMESSHYGSKSRSYADGMGSNPMEQAGYSKSGPQCKRAFKKGEEGRPYDMPGPAEEMEKKQKILLWLMEGQKEMVQHKKSPYGSIAGSKRTTGLSPADRPGSIQPCIGDQLRNNVQPSHPFIQDPTMPPNPAPSPLIQLEEVCRRLEEEKIKSGTFQPKQRYVMEVIQRGRTAVRPALFPALSVVPAVSDSELSEPEHKSTKKQPCENITVAYYFCEELIPYRTSIRGRVVTLGQFKELLTKKGNYRYYFKKVSDEFDCGVVFEEVREDDAILPIFEEKIIGKVEKVD from the exons ATGGATGCTGGGACTATGAGCATCGGCGACAAAAGGGACTACCTAACAGACCTGGGTGGGAGCTTCACTGAGGATGCTCCCAGGCCTCCAGTCCCGGGGGAAGAAGGGGAGCTGGTGTGCAGCGATGGTCGCCAGCACGGCAACCTCGGCTTCTCCTCGAAGAGCGAGGGCCTCAAATGCGAGGCGTCGGGGGCCACGCCGAGGCGGCCCGACTTGGACCTGGGTTACGAGCCCGAGGGCAGCGCTTCCCCAACGCCGCCCTACTTGAAGTGGGCCGAGTCCCTCCACTCCCTACTGGATGACCAGGACGGCATCCTCCTTTTCAGGACGTTCCTCAAGCAGGAGGAGTGCGCGGATATGTTGGACTTCTGGTTCGCGTGCAGCGGCTTCCGCAAACTCGAAGCGAGCGAAGGCAACgaggagaagaaagtgaaaCTGGCGAAAGCTATCTATAAGAAATACATCCTGGACAACAATGGGATTGTCTCCAGGCAAATCAAACCAGCTACCAAGTCCTTCATCAAAGACTGTGTGATGAAGCTTCACATTGATCCCGCGATGTTTGACCAGGCTCAGACTGAGATACAGACAATGATGGAGGAAAACACCTATCCTTTATTCCTCAAGTCTGACATATATTTAGAATACACGCGTACGGGCGGAGAGAGCCCTAAGCTGTGCAGCGATCAGAGCTCTGTTCCCGGGGATGGAAAGGGACTGTCGGGTTATTTGCCCACTTTAAACGAATATGAGGAATGGAGGTGTGACCAAGCGCCGGAGGAGCAGCCTGAGTGTGACCCCACACCAAGCAGCCGGCTTACTCAGAAGCTGTTAATGGAGCGAGTTGCCGGCAGCGCAAGATTCCAGGACAGTCACGAGTACAG GCACGCGGCGTGTCGGGAGCCCATCAACCCGTTCTATGTCAACGCTGGTCACGTCATGGCTCCTGCCACCAGCGCCAACGATAGCGAGCAGCAGAGTCTGTCCAGTGACGCTGACACACTGTCCCTCACTGACAGCAgcat AGATGGGGTTCCACCCTACAGATACCGCAAACAGCATCGCCGGGAGATGCACGAAAGTGCCAAAGAAAATGAGCGAGTGGCACTACCTCATATACCA CGCACCAACCGGATTCCAAAGGATATACACGTGGAGCCGGACAGGTTTGCTGCAGAGCTGATCAGGAGGCTGGAGGGCGTgctgagggagagggaggctcaggagaagctggaggagcgACTGCAGAGAGTACGACTG gaagaggaaggcgATGAAGCGATCCTGTCCACGGCCACATCATTCTCCAGCCACAGATTCCCCTCTGGTGCTTATTCGCAGAACTACAGCTCTCGCTACGCCGACATCACCTACAGCGGCCCTTTCCTCAGAGACGCCCACGAGGAGAACCCGGAGAGCATCTTGGACGACCACGTCCAGCGGGTCATGAAGACTCCCGGCTGCCAGTCGCCGGGAACCGGCCGCCACTCCCCCAAGTCGCGCTCGCCGGACGGTTCCTCGGGCGTCAAGGGGACGTCGCTGTCGGGCCAGGGGAAGCATTCGTCCAGGCACGGGTTGAAGGGCGAGACCAGCCACCTGCACCACCACAAACATGTGCATCACGTCCACCACGCGGGCGTAGGGAAGCCCAGAGAGCAGGCGGAGGCTGAGGCCGCCACTCGTGTCCACAGCGGCTTTCCCTGGAGCATGGAGTCAAGTCATTATGGCTCAAAGTCTCGCAGCTACGCAGATGGCATGGGATCCAACCCCATGGAGCAGGCAGGGTATAG CAAAAGTGGCCCACAGTGCAAAAGAGCGTTCAAGAAAGGTGAGGAAGGGCGGCCGTATGACATGCCAGGGCCggcagaggagatggagaaaaagcagaagatCCTTTTGTGGCTGAtggaaggacagaaagagaTGGTTCAACACAAGAAGAGCCCGTACGG AAGCATCGCTGGATCCAAGAGGACTACGGGCCTCAGCCCGGCAGACCGACCCGGGTCGATCCAGCCGTGCATCGGCGACCAACTGCGGAACAACGTGCAGCCGTCCCACCCCTTCATCCAGGATCCCACCATGCCCCCTAACCCGGCTCCCAGCCCCCTCATCCAGCTGGAGGAGGTCTGCCgacggctggaggaggagaagattaAGTCTGGAACGTTCCAGCCCAAGCAAAG GTATGTGATGGAGGTGATCCAGAGGGGTCGCACTGCAGTCAGGCCTGCTCTGTTCCCTGCGCTCAGCGTGGTGCCTGCCGTTTCTGACAGCGAGCTCTCCGAGCCAGA ACATAAAAGCACTAAAAAGCAGCCGTGTGAAAACATTACCGTGGCCTACTACTTCTGTGAGGAGCTGATACCGTACAGGACGTCCATCAGAGGGAGGGTTGTCACGCTGGGCCAGTTCAAAGAACTCCTAACAAAGAAAGGGAATTACAG GTATTATTTCAAGAAGGTCAGTGACGAGTTTGACTGTGGGGTGGTGTTTGAAGAGGTACGTGAAGATGATGCCATTTTGCCAATTTTTGAGGAGAAGATTATCGGGAAAGTCGAAAAAGTTGATTAA